A portion of the Musa acuminata AAA Group cultivar baxijiao chromosome BXJ1-1, Cavendish_Baxijiao_AAA, whole genome shotgun sequence genome contains these proteins:
- the LOC135674820 gene encoding uncharacterized protein LOC135674820 isoform X3, with product MPAHVAVCFLIEPLVLYMSQTSSAVVSSHLPTPSLPLLLITGSIVTLQTPGSMASEASVTDETVTETIETNVSGDVSNADDMSLSETDDLKGKDEEEKKFETNVPDDASNANEANPAKPEDLEVKDGEEKIETKVSDDVSNADEPSLSKPEDLKGNDEEEKQIETSVSDDISNADEAISNPNDLKGKDEEEKAVQDSASVEAPTAETEENLEQKEEGTVIEVVKEAAIDESVSEPSVEAEEKDAMGKTDVPNTPESPKEPVDQPAEVSDASVTEDSIETPEEPSVSEIVTEEAKSIEESSEVFSVPDSLLVTHDKPVELPPVGLVQEPAPDSNVTLNANETAEKSQEGELTSQELPQNEISSSSTEDPINQVHETVETVSSESIAIVPSIYEHKEIEAENIVPELSTEKIDDDHNADEGNKESAEEKEVSATCVVEASDTTPATEVPECAVEPEVTVKNEEQDSTVNVENEVAGNSEEVKASDGVGLIGEVKNENLESKNLNLYKNTRNIDLIEAEDSNKASSIDPLVTHDKPVEPPTVGLVQEPASDSNVTLNAKETAEKSQEGEPTSQELPRNETSLSGTEDPINQVNETVETVSSEGIDVVPSIDENKEIEGENIVPKLSTEKADDDHNADEHNKESAEEKEVSVTCVVEASDTTPATEVPECAVEPEVTVKNVEQDNTVNVENEVAGNSEEVKASDGVGLIGEVRNESLEGVNLNLYKNTRNINSVEAEDSNKASSVDPLVTDDKPVEPPTVSLVQEPAPDANVTLSADETAEKTQEGDPTSQELPRNETSPPITEDPISKVHETVVVESSEGIAIVPCIGEPKEIEEENIVPELPTEKTDDDHNADEGNKESAEEKGVSDTSVVKVSDTTAATEVPECAVQREVDVKNEEKETTLNVENVVAGNTEEENTSEGVGFIGEVKNESLEGGNSYSNNNTREINLFGVEDSNNASSIDPEHDPKELDTELKQAARQTLLHKMLEESAEDKKKETKKVDNQSLAQNTKDNSDSKTDGEVPKTDVSGKKSQSPQNSILSKVKKSIAKVKKAITGKSPSLKTMITEGINDTKDK from the exons ATGCCAGCTCATGTTGCTGTGTGCTTCCTAATTGAGCCACTGGTGTTATATATGTCCCAGACCAGCTCTGCTGTGGTCTCTTCTCATCTTCCCACGCCTTCCCTGCCTCTGCTGCTCATCACAGGGTCCATTGTCACCCTACAAACTCCTGGATCCATGGCCTCTGAAGCTTCTGTGACAGATGAAACGGTTACTGAG ACGATTGAGACTAATGTATCTGGTGATGTAAGTAATGCTGATGACATGAGTCTTTCAGAGACCGATGATCTAAAAGGGAAAGATGAAGAGGAAAAG AAGTTTGAGACTAATGTTCCTGATGATGCAAGTAATGCTAATGAGGCGAACCCTGCAAAGCCTGAGGATTTAGAAGTAAAAGATGGGGAGGAAAAG ATTGAAACAAAGGTTTCTGATGATGTAAGTAATGCTGATGAGCCAAGTCTTTCAAAGCCTGAGGATCTAAAAGGAAATGATGAAGAAGAAAAG CAGATTGAGACTAGTGTTTCTGATGATATAAGTAATGCTGATGAGGCAATTTCAAACCCCAATGATCTAAAAggaaaagatgaagaagaaaaggCTGTGCAGGATTCAGCAAGTGTTGAAGCACCTACAGCTGAAACAGAAGAGAATCTGGAACAAAAAGAAGAGGGCACTGTGATTGAGGTGGTGAAGGAAGCAGCAATAGATGAGTCAGTTTCAGAACCATCAGTTGAAGCTGAAGAAAAGGATGCAATGGGCAAAACTGATGTACCTAATACCCCTGAATCACCAAAGGAACCTGTGGATCAACCAGCAGAGGTTTCAGATGCATCTGTTACAGAAGATTCAATTGAAACACCAGAAGAACCATCAGTCTCAGAAATTGTGACTGAAGAAGCAAAAAGTATTGAAGAATCTTCAGAAGTTTTTAGTGTACCTGATTCTCTATTAGTAACACATGACAAACCTGTCGAACTACCTCCTGTTGGTTTAGTCCAGGAACCTGCTCCTGATTCCAATGTGACCCTCAATGCAAATGAAACAGCAGAAAAGTCCCAAGAGGGAGAGCTTACGTCTCAAGAACTACCTCAAAATGAAATCTCATCATCCAGTACTGAAGATCCAATCAATCAAGTTCATGAAACTGTTGAAACGGTAAGTTCAGAATCAATTGCCATAGTTCCTTCTATATATGAGCATAAAGAGATTGAAGCAGAAAATATTGTTCCTGAATTGTCAACTGAAAAGATAGATGATGATCACAATGCTGATGAGGGCAACAAGGAATCTGCAGAAGAGAAAGAAGTGTCAGCCACATGTGTTGTAGAGGCGTCTGATACCACTCCTGCCACTGAAGTTCCTGAATGTGCTGTGGAGCCAGAGGTGACTGTTAAAAATGAGGAGCAAGACAGTACTGTAAATGTTGAAAATGAAGTAGCTGGAAATTCTGAAGAGGTAAAAGCTTCTGACGGTGTTGGATTGATTGGTGAGGTGAAGAATGAGAATTTGGAAAGTAAAAATTTGAATTTGTACAAGAACACTCGAAATATCGATTTAATTGAAGCGGAAGACAGCAACAAGGCATCTTCCATTGATCCATTAGTAACACATGACAAACCTGTTGAACCACCTACTGTTGGTTTAGTCCAGGAACCTGCATCCGATTCCAATGTGACCCTCAATGCAAAGGAAACAGCAGAAAAGTCCCAAGAGGGAGAGCCTACGTCACAAGAACTTCCTCGAAACGAAACCTCACTATCCGGTACTGAAGATCCAATCAATCAGGTTAATGAAACTGTTGAAACGGTAAGTTCGGAAGGAATTGATGTAGTTCCTTCTATAGATGAGAATAAAGAGATTGAAGGAGAAAATATTGTTCCCAAATTGTCGACTGAAAAGGCAGATGATGATCACAATGCTGATGAGCACAACAAGGAATCTGCAGAAGAGAAAGAAGTGTCAGTCACATGTGTTGTAGAGGCGTCTGATACCACTCCTGCCACTGAAGTTCCTGAATGTGCTGTGGAGCCAGAAGTGACTGTTAAAAATGTTGAGCAAGATAATACTGTAAATGTTGAAAATGAAGTAGCTGGAAATTCTGAAGAGGTAAAAGCTTCTGACGGTGTTGGTTTGATTGGTGAGGTGAGGAATGAGAGTTTGGAAGGTGTAAATTTGAATTTGTACAAGAACACTCGAAACATCAATTCAGTTGAAGCTGAAGACAGCAACAAGGCATCTTCCGTTGATCCATTAGTAACAGATGACAAACCTGTCGAACCACCTACTGTCAGTTTAGTCCAGGAACCTGCTCCTGATGCCAATGTGACCCTCAGTGCAGATGAAACAGCAGAAAAGACACAAGAAGGAGATCCTACATCCCAAGAACTTCCTCGAAATGAAACCTCACCACCCATTACTGAAGATCCAATCAGTAAGGTTCATGAAACTGTTGTAGTTGAAAGTTCAGAAGGAATTGCTATAGTTCCTTGTATAGGTGAGCCTAAAGAGATTGAAGAAGAAAATATTGTTCCTGAATTGCCAACTGAAAAAACAGATGATGATCACAATGCTGATGAGGGCAACAAAGAATCTGCCGAAGAGAAAGGAGTGTCAGACACAAGTGTTGTAAAGGTTTCTGATACCACTGCTGCCACTGAAGTTCCTGAATGTGCTGTGCAGCGAGAAGTGGATGTTAAAAATGAGGAAAAAGAAACTACTTTAAATGTTGAAAATGTAGTAGCTGGAAATACTGAAGAAGAAAATACTTCTGAAGGTGTTGGATTTATTGGTGAGGTGAAGAATGAGAGTTTGGAAGGTGGAAATTCGTATTCGAACAACAACACTCGAGAAATCAATTTATTTGGAGTTGAAGACAGCAACAACGCATCTTCCATTGATCCGGAACATGATCCTAAAGAGTTAGACACAGAACTAAAGCAAGCAGCCAGACAGACTCTTCTGCATAAAATGTTAGAGGAAAGTGCAGAAGATAAAAAGAAAGAGACCAAGAAAGTTGATAATCAAAGCTTAGCTCAAAACACCAAAGACAATAGTGACTCAAAAACAGATGGGGAGGTTCCTAAAACAGATGTTTCTGGTAAGAAATCTCAAAGCCCACAAAATAGCATTTTATCAAAGGTGAAGAAGTCGATTGCCAAGGTAAAAAAAGCAATCACAGGGAAGTCACCAAGTTTGAAGACCATGATAACTGAAGGAATTAATGACACCAAAGACAAGTAG
- the LOC135674820 gene encoding uncharacterized protein LOC135674820 isoform X2 — MPAHVAVCFLIEPLVLYMSQTSSAVVSSHLPTPSLPLLLITGSIVTLQTPGSMASEASVTDETVTEINTNVSDDISNAYEMSASEPEDPKVKDVEEKTIETNVSGDVSNADDMSLSETDDLKGKDEEEKKFETNVPDDASNANEANPAKPEDLEVKDGEEKIETKVSDDVSNADEPSLSKPEDLKGNDEEEKIETSVSDDISNADEAISNPNDLKGKDEEEKAVQDSASVEAPTAETEENLEQKEEGTVIEVVKEAAIDESVSEPSVEAEEKDAMGKTDVPNTPESPKEPVDQPAEVSDASVTEDSIETPEEPSVSEIVTEEAKSIEESSEVFSVPDSLLVTHDKPVELPPVGLVQEPAPDSNVTLNANETAEKSQEGELTSQELPQNEISSSSTEDPINQVHETVETVSSESIAIVPSIYEHKEIEAENIVPELSTEKIDDDHNADEGNKESAEEKEVSATCVVEASDTTPATEVPECAVEPEVTVKNEEQDSTVNVENEVAGNSEEVKASDGVGLIGEVKNENLESKNLNLYKNTRNIDLIEAEDSNKASSIDPLVTHDKPVEPPTVGLVQEPASDSNVTLNAKETAEKSQEGEPTSQELPRNETSLSGTEDPINQVNETVETVSSEGIDVVPSIDENKEIEGENIVPKLSTEKADDDHNADEHNKESAEEKEVSVTCVVEASDTTPATEVPECAVEPEVTVKNVEQDNTVNVENEVAGNSEEVKASDGVGLIGEVRNESLEGVNLNLYKNTRNINSVEAEDSNKASSVDPLVTDDKPVEPPTVSLVQEPAPDANVTLSADETAEKTQEGDPTSQELPRNETSPPITEDPISKVHETVVVESSEGIAIVPCIGEPKEIEEENIVPELPTEKTDDDHNADEGNKESAEEKGVSDTSVVKVSDTTAATEVPECAVQREVDVKNEEKETTLNVENVVAGNTEEENTSEGVGFIGEVKNESLEGGNSYSNNNTREINLFGVEDSNNASSIDPEHDPKELDTELKQAARQTLLHKMLEESAEDKKKETKKVDNQSLAQNTKDNSDSKTDGEVPKTDVSGKKSQSPQNSILSKVKKSIAKVKKAITGKSPSLKTMITEGINDTKDK, encoded by the exons ATGCCAGCTCATGTTGCTGTGTGCTTCCTAATTGAGCCACTGGTGTTATATATGTCCCAGACCAGCTCTGCTGTGGTCTCTTCTCATCTTCCCACGCCTTCCCTGCCTCTGCTGCTCATCACAGGGTCCATTGTCACCCTACAAACTCCTGGATCCATGGCCTCTGAAGCTTCTGTGACAGATGAAACGGTTACTGAG ATCAATACAAATGTTTCTGATGACATAAGTAATGCTTATGAAATGAGTGCTTCAGAGCCTGAGGATCCAAAAGTAAAAGATGTAGAGGAAAAG ACGATTGAGACTAATGTATCTGGTGATGTAAGTAATGCTGATGACATGAGTCTTTCAGAGACCGATGATCTAAAAGGGAAAGATGAAGAGGAAAAG AAGTTTGAGACTAATGTTCCTGATGATGCAAGTAATGCTAATGAGGCGAACCCTGCAAAGCCTGAGGATTTAGAAGTAAAAGATGGGGAGGAAAAG ATTGAAACAAAGGTTTCTGATGATGTAAGTAATGCTGATGAGCCAAGTCTTTCAAAGCCTGAGGATCTAAAAGGAAATGATGAAGAAGAAAAG ATTGAGACTAGTGTTTCTGATGATATAAGTAATGCTGATGAGGCAATTTCAAACCCCAATGATCTAAAAggaaaagatgaagaagaaaaggCTGTGCAGGATTCAGCAAGTGTTGAAGCACCTACAGCTGAAACAGAAGAGAATCTGGAACAAAAAGAAGAGGGCACTGTGATTGAGGTGGTGAAGGAAGCAGCAATAGATGAGTCAGTTTCAGAACCATCAGTTGAAGCTGAAGAAAAGGATGCAATGGGCAAAACTGATGTACCTAATACCCCTGAATCACCAAAGGAACCTGTGGATCAACCAGCAGAGGTTTCAGATGCATCTGTTACAGAAGATTCAATTGAAACACCAGAAGAACCATCAGTCTCAGAAATTGTGACTGAAGAAGCAAAAAGTATTGAAGAATCTTCAGAAGTTTTTAGTGTACCTGATTCTCTATTAGTAACACATGACAAACCTGTCGAACTACCTCCTGTTGGTTTAGTCCAGGAACCTGCTCCTGATTCCAATGTGACCCTCAATGCAAATGAAACAGCAGAAAAGTCCCAAGAGGGAGAGCTTACGTCTCAAGAACTACCTCAAAATGAAATCTCATCATCCAGTACTGAAGATCCAATCAATCAAGTTCATGAAACTGTTGAAACGGTAAGTTCAGAATCAATTGCCATAGTTCCTTCTATATATGAGCATAAAGAGATTGAAGCAGAAAATATTGTTCCTGAATTGTCAACTGAAAAGATAGATGATGATCACAATGCTGATGAGGGCAACAAGGAATCTGCAGAAGAGAAAGAAGTGTCAGCCACATGTGTTGTAGAGGCGTCTGATACCACTCCTGCCACTGAAGTTCCTGAATGTGCTGTGGAGCCAGAGGTGACTGTTAAAAATGAGGAGCAAGACAGTACTGTAAATGTTGAAAATGAAGTAGCTGGAAATTCTGAAGAGGTAAAAGCTTCTGACGGTGTTGGATTGATTGGTGAGGTGAAGAATGAGAATTTGGAAAGTAAAAATTTGAATTTGTACAAGAACACTCGAAATATCGATTTAATTGAAGCGGAAGACAGCAACAAGGCATCTTCCATTGATCCATTAGTAACACATGACAAACCTGTTGAACCACCTACTGTTGGTTTAGTCCAGGAACCTGCATCCGATTCCAATGTGACCCTCAATGCAAAGGAAACAGCAGAAAAGTCCCAAGAGGGAGAGCCTACGTCACAAGAACTTCCTCGAAACGAAACCTCACTATCCGGTACTGAAGATCCAATCAATCAGGTTAATGAAACTGTTGAAACGGTAAGTTCGGAAGGAATTGATGTAGTTCCTTCTATAGATGAGAATAAAGAGATTGAAGGAGAAAATATTGTTCCCAAATTGTCGACTGAAAAGGCAGATGATGATCACAATGCTGATGAGCACAACAAGGAATCTGCAGAAGAGAAAGAAGTGTCAGTCACATGTGTTGTAGAGGCGTCTGATACCACTCCTGCCACTGAAGTTCCTGAATGTGCTGTGGAGCCAGAAGTGACTGTTAAAAATGTTGAGCAAGATAATACTGTAAATGTTGAAAATGAAGTAGCTGGAAATTCTGAAGAGGTAAAAGCTTCTGACGGTGTTGGTTTGATTGGTGAGGTGAGGAATGAGAGTTTGGAAGGTGTAAATTTGAATTTGTACAAGAACACTCGAAACATCAATTCAGTTGAAGCTGAAGACAGCAACAAGGCATCTTCCGTTGATCCATTAGTAACAGATGACAAACCTGTCGAACCACCTACTGTCAGTTTAGTCCAGGAACCTGCTCCTGATGCCAATGTGACCCTCAGTGCAGATGAAACAGCAGAAAAGACACAAGAAGGAGATCCTACATCCCAAGAACTTCCTCGAAATGAAACCTCACCACCCATTACTGAAGATCCAATCAGTAAGGTTCATGAAACTGTTGTAGTTGAAAGTTCAGAAGGAATTGCTATAGTTCCTTGTATAGGTGAGCCTAAAGAGATTGAAGAAGAAAATATTGTTCCTGAATTGCCAACTGAAAAAACAGATGATGATCACAATGCTGATGAGGGCAACAAAGAATCTGCCGAAGAGAAAGGAGTGTCAGACACAAGTGTTGTAAAGGTTTCTGATACCACTGCTGCCACTGAAGTTCCTGAATGTGCTGTGCAGCGAGAAGTGGATGTTAAAAATGAGGAAAAAGAAACTACTTTAAATGTTGAAAATGTAGTAGCTGGAAATACTGAAGAAGAAAATACTTCTGAAGGTGTTGGATTTATTGGTGAGGTGAAGAATGAGAGTTTGGAAGGTGGAAATTCGTATTCGAACAACAACACTCGAGAAATCAATTTATTTGGAGTTGAAGACAGCAACAACGCATCTTCCATTGATCCGGAACATGATCCTAAAGAGTTAGACACAGAACTAAAGCAAGCAGCCAGACAGACTCTTCTGCATAAAATGTTAGAGGAAAGTGCAGAAGATAAAAAGAAAGAGACCAAGAAAGTTGATAATCAAAGCTTAGCTCAAAACACCAAAGACAATAGTGACTCAAAAACAGATGGGGAGGTTCCTAAAACAGATGTTTCTGGTAAGAAATCTCAAAGCCCACAAAATAGCATTTTATCAAAGGTGAAGAAGTCGATTGCCAAGGTAAAAAAAGCAATCACAGGGAAGTCACCAAGTTTGAAGACCATGATAACTGAAGGAATTAATGACACCAAAGACAAGTAG
- the LOC135674820 gene encoding uncharacterized protein LOC135674820 isoform X4, with protein sequence MPAHVAVCFLIEPLVLYMSQTSSAVVSSHLPTPSLPLLLITGSIVTLQTPGSMASEASVTDETVTEKFETNVPDDASNANEANPAKPEDLEVKDGEEKIETKVSDDVSNADEPSLSKPEDLKGNDEEEKQIETSVSDDISNADEAISNPNDLKGKDEEEKAVQDSASVEAPTAETEENLEQKEEGTVIEVVKEAAIDESVSEPSVEAEEKDAMGKTDVPNTPESPKEPVDQPAEVSDASVTEDSIETPEEPSVSEIVTEEAKSIEESSEVFSVPDSLLVTHDKPVELPPVGLVQEPAPDSNVTLNANETAEKSQEGELTSQELPQNEISSSSTEDPINQVHETVETVSSESIAIVPSIYEHKEIEAENIVPELSTEKIDDDHNADEGNKESAEEKEVSATCVVEASDTTPATEVPECAVEPEVTVKNEEQDSTVNVENEVAGNSEEVKASDGVGLIGEVKNENLESKNLNLYKNTRNIDLIEAEDSNKASSIDPLVTHDKPVEPPTVGLVQEPASDSNVTLNAKETAEKSQEGEPTSQELPRNETSLSGTEDPINQVNETVETVSSEGIDVVPSIDENKEIEGENIVPKLSTEKADDDHNADEHNKESAEEKEVSVTCVVEASDTTPATEVPECAVEPEVTVKNVEQDNTVNVENEVAGNSEEVKASDGVGLIGEVRNESLEGVNLNLYKNTRNINSVEAEDSNKASSVDPLVTDDKPVEPPTVSLVQEPAPDANVTLSADETAEKTQEGDPTSQELPRNETSPPITEDPISKVHETVVVESSEGIAIVPCIGEPKEIEEENIVPELPTEKTDDDHNADEGNKESAEEKGVSDTSVVKVSDTTAATEVPECAVQREVDVKNEEKETTLNVENVVAGNTEEENTSEGVGFIGEVKNESLEGGNSYSNNNTREINLFGVEDSNNASSIDPEHDPKELDTELKQAARQTLLHKMLEESAEDKKKETKKVDNQSLAQNTKDNSDSKTDGEVPKTDVSGKKSQSPQNSILSKVKKSIAKVKKAITGKSPSLKTMITEGINDTKDK encoded by the exons ATGCCAGCTCATGTTGCTGTGTGCTTCCTAATTGAGCCACTGGTGTTATATATGTCCCAGACCAGCTCTGCTGTGGTCTCTTCTCATCTTCCCACGCCTTCCCTGCCTCTGCTGCTCATCACAGGGTCCATTGTCACCCTACAAACTCCTGGATCCATGGCCTCTGAAGCTTCTGTGACAGATGAAACGGTTACTGAG AAGTTTGAGACTAATGTTCCTGATGATGCAAGTAATGCTAATGAGGCGAACCCTGCAAAGCCTGAGGATTTAGAAGTAAAAGATGGGGAGGAAAAG ATTGAAACAAAGGTTTCTGATGATGTAAGTAATGCTGATGAGCCAAGTCTTTCAAAGCCTGAGGATCTAAAAGGAAATGATGAAGAAGAAAAG CAGATTGAGACTAGTGTTTCTGATGATATAAGTAATGCTGATGAGGCAATTTCAAACCCCAATGATCTAAAAggaaaagatgaagaagaaaaggCTGTGCAGGATTCAGCAAGTGTTGAAGCACCTACAGCTGAAACAGAAGAGAATCTGGAACAAAAAGAAGAGGGCACTGTGATTGAGGTGGTGAAGGAAGCAGCAATAGATGAGTCAGTTTCAGAACCATCAGTTGAAGCTGAAGAAAAGGATGCAATGGGCAAAACTGATGTACCTAATACCCCTGAATCACCAAAGGAACCTGTGGATCAACCAGCAGAGGTTTCAGATGCATCTGTTACAGAAGATTCAATTGAAACACCAGAAGAACCATCAGTCTCAGAAATTGTGACTGAAGAAGCAAAAAGTATTGAAGAATCTTCAGAAGTTTTTAGTGTACCTGATTCTCTATTAGTAACACATGACAAACCTGTCGAACTACCTCCTGTTGGTTTAGTCCAGGAACCTGCTCCTGATTCCAATGTGACCCTCAATGCAAATGAAACAGCAGAAAAGTCCCAAGAGGGAGAGCTTACGTCTCAAGAACTACCTCAAAATGAAATCTCATCATCCAGTACTGAAGATCCAATCAATCAAGTTCATGAAACTGTTGAAACGGTAAGTTCAGAATCAATTGCCATAGTTCCTTCTATATATGAGCATAAAGAGATTGAAGCAGAAAATATTGTTCCTGAATTGTCAACTGAAAAGATAGATGATGATCACAATGCTGATGAGGGCAACAAGGAATCTGCAGAAGAGAAAGAAGTGTCAGCCACATGTGTTGTAGAGGCGTCTGATACCACTCCTGCCACTGAAGTTCCTGAATGTGCTGTGGAGCCAGAGGTGACTGTTAAAAATGAGGAGCAAGACAGTACTGTAAATGTTGAAAATGAAGTAGCTGGAAATTCTGAAGAGGTAAAAGCTTCTGACGGTGTTGGATTGATTGGTGAGGTGAAGAATGAGAATTTGGAAAGTAAAAATTTGAATTTGTACAAGAACACTCGAAATATCGATTTAATTGAAGCGGAAGACAGCAACAAGGCATCTTCCATTGATCCATTAGTAACACATGACAAACCTGTTGAACCACCTACTGTTGGTTTAGTCCAGGAACCTGCATCCGATTCCAATGTGACCCTCAATGCAAAGGAAACAGCAGAAAAGTCCCAAGAGGGAGAGCCTACGTCACAAGAACTTCCTCGAAACGAAACCTCACTATCCGGTACTGAAGATCCAATCAATCAGGTTAATGAAACTGTTGAAACGGTAAGTTCGGAAGGAATTGATGTAGTTCCTTCTATAGATGAGAATAAAGAGATTGAAGGAGAAAATATTGTTCCCAAATTGTCGACTGAAAAGGCAGATGATGATCACAATGCTGATGAGCACAACAAGGAATCTGCAGAAGAGAAAGAAGTGTCAGTCACATGTGTTGTAGAGGCGTCTGATACCACTCCTGCCACTGAAGTTCCTGAATGTGCTGTGGAGCCAGAAGTGACTGTTAAAAATGTTGAGCAAGATAATACTGTAAATGTTGAAAATGAAGTAGCTGGAAATTCTGAAGAGGTAAAAGCTTCTGACGGTGTTGGTTTGATTGGTGAGGTGAGGAATGAGAGTTTGGAAGGTGTAAATTTGAATTTGTACAAGAACACTCGAAACATCAATTCAGTTGAAGCTGAAGACAGCAACAAGGCATCTTCCGTTGATCCATTAGTAACAGATGACAAACCTGTCGAACCACCTACTGTCAGTTTAGTCCAGGAACCTGCTCCTGATGCCAATGTGACCCTCAGTGCAGATGAAACAGCAGAAAAGACACAAGAAGGAGATCCTACATCCCAAGAACTTCCTCGAAATGAAACCTCACCACCCATTACTGAAGATCCAATCAGTAAGGTTCATGAAACTGTTGTAGTTGAAAGTTCAGAAGGAATTGCTATAGTTCCTTGTATAGGTGAGCCTAAAGAGATTGAAGAAGAAAATATTGTTCCTGAATTGCCAACTGAAAAAACAGATGATGATCACAATGCTGATGAGGGCAACAAAGAATCTGCCGAAGAGAAAGGAGTGTCAGACACAAGTGTTGTAAAGGTTTCTGATACCACTGCTGCCACTGAAGTTCCTGAATGTGCTGTGCAGCGAGAAGTGGATGTTAAAAATGAGGAAAAAGAAACTACTTTAAATGTTGAAAATGTAGTAGCTGGAAATACTGAAGAAGAAAATACTTCTGAAGGTGTTGGATTTATTGGTGAGGTGAAGAATGAGAGTTTGGAAGGTGGAAATTCGTATTCGAACAACAACACTCGAGAAATCAATTTATTTGGAGTTGAAGACAGCAACAACGCATCTTCCATTGATCCGGAACATGATCCTAAAGAGTTAGACACAGAACTAAAGCAAGCAGCCAGACAGACTCTTCTGCATAAAATGTTAGAGGAAAGTGCAGAAGATAAAAAGAAAGAGACCAAGAAAGTTGATAATCAAAGCTTAGCTCAAAACACCAAAGACAATAGTGACTCAAAAACAGATGGGGAGGTTCCTAAAACAGATGTTTCTGGTAAGAAATCTCAAAGCCCACAAAATAGCATTTTATCAAAGGTGAAGAAGTCGATTGCCAAGGTAAAAAAAGCAATCACAGGGAAGTCACCAAGTTTGAAGACCATGATAACTGAAGGAATTAATGACACCAAAGACAAGTAG